The sequence ttcatttttatctGACTGAACATTGTAAGTTTAGGACCACCGTAACCCGGAAGAGTTCACTTCAAAAACCACTCAACTCTCTTGTTAGTatgtagtttttttgcaaCCCCTCCTTCCTGCCCCATTCAAAAGTTTCTAATGAGCAGTAAAACTCTCgggtttgaaatttgaactccGGAACTTCATTAGAAAGTCACGCGAACTTTTTGGTTGACTTCCGCAATGTAGGAGGCCGACTTACTTTTCGAATAGATTTGCTTCAATCGACCATTGAACAATCCAAAACGGAAGCCAGCAGTGGGTGTAGGAGATGACAATGGCTAGCCCCATTATGGTTACctagaaaaaacaatgtttttctaGAGTCAGAAGTTTCAAAGGTAGACTCGTGCtatttttatgatatttctGAATGCAAACCTTGGTAGTTCGTTTCTTGGTAGCCGTTCTTTTAGTTTGCATTTGTCGTTTTCtttgacacattttcaatattattttgaaataaaaataccaGACGGCAACTAATGGTATCAGATACGAAAGGGCAAATGTATAACTGAtgaagaatctgaaatatttcaagtttaaCATCTCAAAAGAATTGACTAAGTACCTTCTAGAAGCCAGCATGTTCTGCTCGATCTCATTAAGCAATGTTTCATTCATTTCGGTTGCTGACTCGAGTACAGTGACGTTTCCAACAAATAGCATGCAGCTTCCTCCCCTGGCCTCgccagctgaaaaatttgttgaagttTTAGACCGAATTGCGGTAACTTATACGGTCCTTTCGTACATTTCAGTTGATTTGATGcatttactttttcttttttcttttcagccgcctttttcgaatttgccgtttttttccaaatatattttctaattctaaagtgtttttgtttttgtttctacGAATGCATAGATTTAAAATGACttgcattttaaaaaagtgttttttttttttgcattaattttagttttgaaaacagttCTGAGTTGAACATCAAGGAACAAGACATATTCCggaaatgaaaacattttcattcttGAAACAACTGTAGctcaagaaatttttaattgttttgaatgtttaaaGTTTATATCTCTCACTTTTGCGCcttggaaaaacaaaacaaagaacttttcgaatttttttagatcagTTCACGGAATTCTAAGTCATTGAGGGaatctttttgcaaaaataggtctcaaaaaatagataaagctttttaaaacattccaaaaataatataacaTGATGCTAGAATGCTTATAACAATATGATTTCTTCCAAAACTACTTTTTAGGAGCGAAAGATGCTAGATACATAAAAATGTAGTGAAAATTCAGATCTTAATCTGTccatttttagacaattttaatAGAAGAATCAACGGAAATATGGAACTCACCCGAAGAAGATTTGATCAGCTTGACAAACAGGAACAACGGTGTCATTTCCAGAATGACCATTATCCATGCAGCCACAGACAATGCAAATGCCGCCTGTGTTGTTCGGAACGATTTCGACTGAATCGGGCGACAGACCGCCAGATATCTGTCGAACGAGAGTATTGCAATAAAGACGGCAGAGGCAAACTGCGATACTGCATTTCCAGATATGTACAGTTTACACATTATTGGTCCCCATATCCAACCATCATGAGACGACTGGGCAAATAGGGACACTGGAATGCCACAGAGGAAGAGGAGATCCGCAACGGCAAGGTTGAATATGTAGATGTTAGATATTGTTCTCATATCACTAAAAGTTTCAtcatgatttttgatttactCTCCTGTCAGGGAAGAACGTTAAGTGCTACCCAATTCAAAATACGAAACATTTGATTTCCGATTGGATATTTGAGTTTCCTTTTAGCTTCCTGTTCACATACTCTGTCAAACTCACCGGAAGTACACAATAGCGGCCAGCACAAAAAGATTGGCAGGAATGCCAATAAGTGCGGTCAGACACCATGTAAGATGAGCAACagttttgatctgaaaattggaagatagcaatgaaaaatctattttcggTTACTTTTTCGGTTACTTTTCTATACCACTACGGTCAATTTCGTTTACTTTTCTATACCACTACGGTCTGAATGTGACTTTTTTAATCTTCAGATTTTGTTGATCAATTTAGTTGTTTATTTCACGTTATTTGATTGATTGAGTAACATTTGAAGCGGATAGGTGACAAAGTGACAAAAGtggtatataattttttttttcggaaattttgaaaaagtttttgaaatttaatctgaaaattcgttcatttgagcactGTTTGAGTCACAATTGTAcaaataaaacttaaaactcttcaaaaaaaggTGTGATTTAAACCGTTTTAAATAGAATTCCTTTTAACGTGCGTTTGATTTTGCAGCCGAcatagttagtttttttttttaatttaactgtaaaaaatccacaaatcgGTTAACTTGACGGACTTTCTATTGGcgtcattttcgaaaactactgaatttgcttttaaaaacatttactgGTGTCTCGGTGAAGTTTTCTATGGATTTTCAGCTACTAAAACTAGAAACAAGTAAATAATGAAAACACAGTGGTTTCAGATCGCTGAGATGCCCCCAGAAGGAGTTTATTGGCAAAGAAGAATGAAAAGCAAgtaattttctgatatttgttaaaatttctgCTGGTTTCTCAAAATCCAAATGTTGTACAACGTTAAGAGTACTTTTTAGTCATattattttgatagtttttgaagaattagTTCATTCACAGTAGTTTCCTAAACACACTTTCACAGTAGTTTCCTAAACATACTGTAGACCTACCGGATCGATGACCTCCGTGAAATTTTGTTCGTTGGTGTTGTTCATCATCTGGATTTCTATATCAAAAGCGACATCGCAGTTCCTGAAAGCACTCATTTTTAATTCTTGACTAATTCAATAACACGAAAAAAAGTACGAATATTTGTAGCATAAAATGAGAACGAATCAGTGAGAAGAAAAACGGATAAATGAGAAGATGTGAGAAGACAAAAAGCGAAGATGAGAAAGTAGGCGTGTTCTCTCAAAAAGCACCACACTTTTCCCAATCAACCGTACCGAACGGCTAGATGACGCAGACAGCTTGAAAGTGCAGTAATTCTCAATGGGATTTAAgttcaaacaaataaaaagtttagaaaaatgtcaaagatttgaaaaagaacaTCGTCTTGAAACTAAGCGGGGGCTggccaaataaaaaatagaact comes from Caenorhabditis elegans chromosome X and encodes:
- the npr-24 gene encoding G-protein coupled receptors family 1 profile domain-containing protein (Confirmed by transcript evidence); translation: MMNNTNEQNFTEVIDPIKTVAHLTWCLTALIGIPANLFVLAAIVYFRDMRTISNIYIFNLAVADLLFLCGIPVSLFAQSSHDGWIWGPIMCKLYISGNAVSQFASAVFIAILSFDRYLAVCRPIQSKSFRTTQAAFALSVAAWIMVILEMTPLFLFVKLIKSSSAGEARGGSCMLFVGNVTVLESATEMNETLLNEIEQNMLASRRFFISYTFALSYLIPLVAVWYFYFKIILKMCQRKRQMQTKRTATKKRTTKVTIMGLAIVISYTHCWLPFWIVQWSIEANLFEKSKYLLFCCTHFAFALQYINSAANPFLYVFLSDSFQKNIQKLLRTAKPDKQIMLKNSTDPQDTSKMLNVTNNPLYSSATNSHYSSC